One window from the genome of Saccharomyces mikatae IFO 1815 strain IFO1815 genome assembly, chromosome: 4 encodes:
- the SMKI04G4690 gene encoding uncharacterized protein (similar to Saccharomyces cerevisiae YDR262W; ancestral locus Anc_5.623) yields the protein MFNLPVSILIYISLIWVIEPSVARGKNVVSLIAFRDSNGRLHKRIAPEEIPHREPGSQAISNSLGSMEFRDYSKPSVNLDNILGIQQGKQQEFSAELFPLSLESKLSLVKDIQIFASYVRNDVETYNKICDPNEDLIIIAPTDRAVSQLSLKPWQFPNNIGKLESMGSTEEELDTAIQENISNFVRSHIVIYNDDKNSYKKISPECTLVQSISFTENERGTSQLSGDILLKKEGDAYYVASTRDEKFHIIESIENGSNGIILTVDLSLVWP from the coding sequence ATGTTCAACCTACCGGTCAGTATACtgatttatatttctttaatttggGTGATAGAGCCCAGTGTCGCAAGAGGAAAAAACGTAGTCAGCTTGATTGCTTTCAGAGACTCAAACGGCAGACTGCATAAACGAATAGCGCCAGAAGAAATCCCTCATCGGGAACCTGGTTCTCAAGCAATTTCTAATTCGTTGGGAAGCATGGAATTTCGTGACTATTCAAAGCCATCGGTAAATTTGGATAATATTTTAGGAATACAGCAGGGAAAGCAACAGGAATTTTCCGCCGAATTATTTCCTTTATCCTTAGAATCAAAGTTGTCATTAGTTAAGgatattcaaatttttgcaaGCTATGTACGAAACGATGTGGAAACATACAACAAAATATGTGATCCCAATGAAGATTTGATTATTATTGCGCCAACGGACAGAGCAGTCTCTCAGCTTTCTTTGAAGCCGTGGCAATTTCCGAATAACATTGGCAAGCTTGAAAGCATGGGTTCTACCGAAGAGGAACTTGATACGGCGATCCAAGAGAATATTTCCAATTTCGTGAGATCGCATATCGTGATATACAACGATGATAAAAATTCctacaaaaaaatcagtCCAGAATGTACGCTAGTGCAGAGTATCAGCTTTACggaaaatgaaagaggCACCTCACAGCTCTCTGGTGATATTTTactcaaaaaagaaggcGACGCATATTATGTAGCTTCCACCCGAGACGAGAAGTTTCATATTATAGAGAGTATTGAGAATGGAAGTAATGGTATTATTTTAACTGTTGATTTGTCTCTGGTTTGGCCTTAG
- the DIN7 gene encoding exodeoxyribonuclease DIN7 (similar to Saccharomyces cerevisiae DIN7 (YDR263C) and EXO1 (YOR033C); ancestral locus Anc_5.625), translating into MGIPGLLPQLKTIQKQVTLKKYMHQTLAIDGYGWLHRASCACAFELVMDKPTNKYLQFFIRRLQLLKRMNIKPYIVFDGGSLFVKSQTETRRKKKRLENKIIAKKLWLAGDRYNAMEYFQKSVDVTPEMAKCIIDYCKTHSILYIVAPFEADPQMVYLEKMGLIQGIISEDSDLLVFGCKTLITKLNDQGEALEISKDDFSALPKNFPLGELTEQQFRNLVCLAGCDYTSGIWKVGVITAMKIVKQYSEMDDILTQIKQTEKFRLSKTFRKEVEFANYAFQYQRVFCPVANRITTLNNIPGPLINSHAEKIKIMGCIGSVVEKGSGIRKGVIDTKNIDHKVHEMIAKGELNPMDMTSILLNREKKIRTRNLYKLDLPVGEFDSLNNKAKQLPVDAHHIMFKRDGSFGNKSASSFFLNSSTTVTDVVPYIV; encoded by the coding sequence ATGGGAATACCGGGCTTGCTGCCCCAATTAAAAACGATTCAAAAGCAAGTAAccttaaaaaaatatatgcACCAAACATTAGCTATCGACGGTTATGGATGGCTACATAGAGCTTCCTGTGCGTGTGCATTCGAACTCGTGATGGATAAGCCAACAAATAAGTATTTGCAGTTTTTCATCAGAAGGTTACAACTACTAAAACGCATGAATATCAAACCATATATAGTTTTTGATGGTGGATCGCTTTTTGTGAAAAGCCAGACAGAAACtcgaagaaagaagaaaagattagAGAACAAAATAATTGCAAAGAAGCTCTGGTTGGCCGGCGACAGATATAATGCAATGGaatatttccaaaaaagTGTTGATGTCACACCTGAAATGGCTAAATGTATTATAGACTATTGTAAAACACATTCTATCCTCTATATTGTGGCACCATTTGAAGCAGATCCACAAATGGTTTACttagaaaaaatgggtCTTATACAGGGAATCATATCAGAAGATTCGGATTTATTAGTTTTTGGTTGTAAAACGCTTATAACAAAGTTAAATGATCAAGGAGAAGCTTTAGAAATCTCAAAAGATGATTTTTCAGCCTTACCTAAAAACTTCCCACTAGGAGAACTAACCGAACAACAATTTCGTAATCTAGTTTGTCTGGCGGGCTGTGATTACACCAGCGGCATTTGGAAGGTAGGCGTAATCACTGCTATGAAAATTGTAAAACAATACTCTGAAATGGATGATATCCTAACCCAAATAAAACAAACAGAAAAGTTTCGTTTGAGTAAGACGTTTAGGAAAGAGGTCGAATTTGCTAATTATGCGTTTCAATACCAAAGAGTGTTTTGCCCTGTAGCAAATCGTATTACCACATTAAATAATATTCCTGGACCACTTATAAATTCTCACGctgagaaaataaaaatcatGGGATGTATTGGTTCCGTTGTCGAAAAGGGATCAGGAATACGAAAGGGTGTCATTGACACTAAAAATATAGACCATAAAGTTCATGAAATGATAGCAAAAGGTGAATTAAACCCAATGGACATGACTTCTATACTTCTTAATagggagaaaaaaataaggacAAGAAATTTGTATAAGCTAGATTTACCCGTAGGCGAATTCGATTCACTCAATAATAAAGCTAAGCAATTGCCAGTAGATGCGCATCATATTATGTTCAAAAGAGATGGTTCATTCGGTAATAAAAGTGCgtcctctttttttctaaacTCATCGACGACAGTCACAGACGTTGTACCTTATATTGTTTAA
- the AKR1 gene encoding palmitoyltransferase AKR1 (similar to Saccharomyces cerevisiae AKR1 (YDR264C) and AKR2 (YOR034C); ancestral locus Anc_5.626), protein MVNESENTPQASTLADEDQMADPSNNDSQEDISLGDFNDVTSLSSLKAIRSGNENASGNEQANRNDEVEEDPLLTRYHTACQKGDLATVREMIHGKLLEVNNDGDPVEHITGLHWASINNRLSVVDFLVSQGSDVNARAGALHATPLHWAARYGYVYIVDFLLKHGADPTMTDEQGFNLLHLSVNSSNIMLVLYVLFNVVSKGLLDVDCQDPKGRTSLLWAAYQGDSLTVAVLLKFGANIKIADTEGFTPLHWGTVKGQPHVLKYLIQGGADFFLKTDTGKDCFAIAQEMNTVYSLREALTHSGFDNHGYPIKKWFKKSQHAKLVTFITPFLFLGVSFALLSHINFLFAIIILFLFAIATNKILNKFVLPSYGRMGVHNVTLLRSPLLSGVFFGTLLWVTIIWFFKVMPWTFSDKRYTNVLMLVILLLVFYLFGQLVHLDPGCLPEETNHENVRQTISELLQIGKFDTKSFCIETWTRKPLRSKYSSLNNAVVARFDHYCPWIFNDVGLKNHKAFIFFITSMESGIFTFLALCLEYFDELEDAYEEISQKNSKCFILGDSDLCSGLAHDKFTFLIMLWALLQSIWVASLIFVQAFQICKGLTNSEFNVLMKESKAIGPDGLSLNENFNTTPEGFAPSIESGEENSDTVLSPVPGSMIRKPRTCFGVCYTVTGMDQWLAVIKETIGIKDSTGHNLYSITSKIPTNYGWKRNIKDFWLTSDVNAPLWRRILYSPSGSKALLNGTEVDYFKLYKLPNKDVEQGSDMV, encoded by the coding sequence ATGGTGAACGAGTCAGAGAATACGCCACAGGCCTCGACCTTGGCGGATGAAGATCAAATGGCTGATCCTAGCAATAACGATTCACAAGAGGATATTAGCCTGGGCGATTTTAACGATGTTACTTCGTTATCCTCATTGAAGGCTATTCGATCCGGAAACGAAAACGCAAGCGGAAATGAGCAGGCTAATCGTAACGATGAGGTCGAAGAGGATCCCTTGCTAACCCGGTATCATACCGCTTGCCAAAAAGGTGATCTAGCGACTGTTAGGGAAATGATACATGGAAAATTGCTTGAGGTTAATAACGACGGTGATCCTGTTGAACATATCACTGGTTTACATTGGGCAAGTATCAATAACCGGCTTTCCGTAGTAGATTTTCTCGTTTCACAGGGCTCTGATGTCAATGCAAGGGCAGGCGCTTTGCATGCTACACCATTACATTGGGCTGCAAGATATGGGTATGTGTATATTGTGGATTTTCTGCTCAAACACGGAGCTGATCCTACTATGACCGATGAGCAGGGTTTCAATCTACTGCATTTATCCGTGAATAGCTCGAATATAATGCTAGTTCTGTACGTTCTGTTCAATGTTGTTAGCAAAGGTCTTTTAGATGTAGATTGCCAGGATCCAAAGGGCAGAACATCTCTACTATGGGCCGCTTACCAGGGAGATTCCTTAACTGTAGCAGTGTTATTAAAATTTGGCGCAAATATTAAAATTGCGGATACGGAAGGGTTCACCCCACTGCACTGGGGTACTGTCAAAGGTCAACCACATGTACTTAAGTACTTAATACAAGGTGGtgctgatttttttttgaaaacagaTACTGGAAAAGACTGCTTCGCTATCGCGCAAGAAATGAACACCGTATATTCACTTAGAGAGGCTCTAACACATTCTGGGTTCGATAACCATGGTTATCCGATTAAAAAATGGTTCAAAAAAAGTCAACATGCTAAATTAGTTACATTCATCACAccatttctatttttaGGTGTCTCATTTGCTCTTTTATCTCATATCAACTTCCTGTttgctattattattctttttttatttgctATTGCTActaataaaattttgaacAAATTTGTTCTGCCGTCATATGGGCGAATGGGTGTCCATAATGTCACCTTATTAAGGTCACCTTTGTTATCCGgtgttttttttggcaCTTTACTTTGGGTGACCATCATTTGGTTTTTCAAAGTCATGCCTTGGACATTTTCTGATAAGCGCTATACTAATGTACTAATGCTGGTAATACTTTTGTTAGTGTTTTACCTTTTCGGCCAGCTTGTTCATCTTGACCCAGGGTGCCTCCCAGAAGAAACTAATCACGAAAACGTTCGACAAACAATTTCAGAGTTGCTTCAAATCGGTAAATTTGATACAAAGAGCTTTTGTATTGAAACATGGACTAGGAAACCTCTAAGAAGCAAATATTCGTCTCTGAATAATGCTGTGGTTGCAAGATTTGACCATTATTGCCCTTGGATTTTTAATGACGTCGGACTTAAGAACCACAAAGcgtttatattttttattacgTCAATGGAAAGTGgtatttttactttcttaGCGCTTTGCCTGGAATACTTCGACGAGCTTGAGGACGCGTATGAAGAAATATCTcagaaaaattccaaatgCTTTATTTTAGGAGATTCAGATCTCTGTTCAGGACTAGCGCATGATAAGTTTACCTTTTTAATCATGTTATGGGCTTTGTTACAATCTATTTGGGTTGCAAGTTTGATCTTTGTCCAagcttttcaaatttgtaaAGGGTTGACAAACTCGGAGTTTAATGTTTTGATGAAAGAAAGTAAGGCAATTGGCCCCGATGGTCTATCTTTGAATGAAAACTTTAACACTACGCCAGAAGGATTTGCGCCCTCAATTGAGTCTGGTGAGGAGAATAGTGACACTGTACTATCTCCGGTTCCTGGTTCAATGATAAGAAAACCACGGACTTGTTTTGGTGTTTGTTACACGGTGACCGGTATGGATCAGTGGTTAGCGGTTATAAAAGAGACCATTGGCATTAAAGATAGTACCGGGCACAATTTATATTCAATTACATCCAAAATACCAACAAACTACGgttggaaaagaaatattaaGGACTTTTGGCTTACAAGCGATGTAAATGCGCCATTATGGAGGCGAATTTTATATTCTCCTTCGGGTTCGAAAGCTTTACTTAACGGCACAGAAGTCGATTATTTCAAACTTTACAAATTGCCAAATAAGGATGTAGAGCAAGGAAGTGATAtggtttga
- the PEX10 gene encoding ubiquitin-protein ligase peroxin 10 (similar to Saccharomyces cerevisiae PEX10 (YDR265W); ancestral locus Anc_5.628), which yields MDYDNDLKKNSLARLSQLRFPFADAPSIVQAHQKDEQIQTLLTLKITDLCRLIKNQLFVNSYPKELSILTKLLYLLFTTGRRGKTLGEEYVDLIYTNKSGTKLTGRIRMILFVFSYSICPYFITKLYKKLVQSEKESKAEDTISITGFCEVFLDFILDLHMTLFYFKGSFYSTFKRIFGMRYIFRHVMAENEAKFRREGIRTYKVLGYILLTQNILKWYPVLRSALRSWMYEKKGTGDSIINLSPALRQHSEHNSIEGIPNESQLTHINLSDKKQLPYIPESSRKCILCLTNMTDPSCAPCGHLFCWDCLMSWCKERPECPLCRQKCRPQGILVLQQ from the coding sequence ATGGATTATGAcaatgatttgaaaaaaaactcacTTGCACGACTATCACAGTTAAGGTTTCCATTTGCAGATGCCCCCAGTATTGTACAAGCGCATCAAAAAGATGAACAAATCCAAACCCTTTTAACTTTAAAGATAACTGATTTATGTAGGTTAATAAAGAACCAATTATTCGTTAACTCTTATCCTAAAGAACTTTCTATTTTAACCAAGCTACTATATTTGCTCTTTACTACAGGAAGACGTGGTAAAACATTGGGCGAGGAATATGTTGACTTAATATACACCAATAAGAGTGGTACTAAACTAACAGGACGAATTAGaatgattttatttgtattttcCTATTCTATCTGTCCATATTTCATTACTAAactttacaaaaaattagTGCAAAGTGAAAAGGAAAGCAAAGCTGAAGACACTATAAGTATTACTGGGTTTTGTGAGgtttttttggattttaTTTTAGATTTGCATATGAccttattttattttaaaGGATCTTTTTATAGTACTTTTAAAAGGATCTTTGGTATGAGATACATTTTTAGGCATGTGATGGCGGAAAATGAGGCTAAGTTTAGAAGAGAGGGCATAAGAACGTACAAAGTATTGGGTTATATACTATTGACTCAGAACATACTGAAATGGTATCCCGTTTTAAGGTCTGCACTCAGGTCCTGGATgtatgaaaagaaaggtaCTGGCGATTCAATTATCAACTTGTCTCCTGCTTTACGGCAGCATTCAGAACATAATTCGATAGAAGGTATACCGAACGAATCACAGCTGACTCATATAAATTTGTCGGATAAAAAGCAACTGCCATATATTCCAGAATCTTCGAGAAAATGCATTTTATGCCTCACGAATATGACTGATCCTAGCTGCGCGCCCTGTGGTCACCTATTCTGCTGGGATTGTCTTATGAGTTGGTGTAAAGAGAGACCAGAGTGTCCTCTATGTAGACAGAAGTGTCGACCACAAGGGATTTTGGTTTTGCAGCAGTAG
- the HEL2 gene encoding E3 ubiquitin-protein ligase HEL2 (similar to Saccharomyces cerevisiae HEL2 (YDR266C); ancestral locus Anc_5.629), which yields MSEPTKEHVTPKRSFRRTQGPQNSTKPNSDRKDSRRKQKSKNVSTETQLNISSAGGSDEENELCVICARKLVYVSLTPCHHKTCHICAFRQRALYEKKTCLICRTENEEVTFTDHIDGEISDKQSFSEKNEKYGINFTSKEVAVETLNLLKFFCPLSKDEQVSDLGSFKKYNEHLKSEHNRMICLICAIHKHAFPSELEVFTQNQLRNHQTRGNSEGFKGHPMCGFCSGKRFYSDDELYIHMRNQHEKCHICDKINATSPQYFKDYNQLFDHFRQSHYVCTVQTCLDNKFVVFKDELELQAHILQEHGSILKGKPKFFQSELSTFISAPSRVIRERDDYDLLSMSSLPGSPSDSRSDVRSTSSPEESRLRLAERAKYYLENCKEDFDKFTSYNENYAKGHLSAEKLLESYKLLFTRPNADIYLLMHNLAETFPKNSAKYNNLNAIYEQREQTLARQTSLPSLSSDSSLSMSIARGHWGGTNDGGSGGAALGVRNIKNLPTLKSPAASYDPFATTIKKQTLKNVKNNTRTASQPVSYRSSTNAVAFSPAYLESKKNSSSATSLNSSKDKLKSLNLPKLPPPKPKVQIPGLNRPQIADPKQWGKKSNIEHVNVQDDLRDLNINTGGKRKKSKQKQLLFHIGV from the coding sequence ATGAGTGAACCCACCAAGGAACATGTTACTCCGAAACGTAGCTTTCGTCGTACGCAAGGGCCTCAAAATAGTACAAAACCTAATAGCGATAGGAAGGATTCCAGGAGGAAGCAAAAAAGTAAGAACGTATCTACCGAAACGCAGCTCAATATTTCCAGCGCTGGTGGTTCTGATGAGGAAAATGAATTATGTGTAATTTGTGCGCGTAAGTTGGTATATGTTTCTTTAACACCATGCCATCATAAAACATGTCATATCTGTGCTTTCAGACAGCGGGCTCTatacgaaaagaaaacatgtTTAATTTGTAGAACAGAGAATGAAGAAGTCACGTTCACTGACCATATCGACGGAGAAATTTCAGACAAACAAAGCTTTTCcgaaaagaatgaaaagtaTGGAATAAATTTCACTAGCAAAGAGGTTGCCGTTGAAACGCTGAATCTTTTAAAATTCTTTTGTCCATTGTCAAAGGATGAACAAGTAAGCGATTTAGGaagtttcaagaaataCAATGAACATTTGAAATCTGAGCATAATAGAATGATATGTTTAATATGCGCAATTCATAAACATGCATTTCCTAGTGAGCTTGAAGTGTTCACGCAAAATCAATTGCGTAATCACCAAACCAGAGGTAACTCAGAAGGTTTCAAAGGTCACCCTATGTGTGGCTTTTGTTCTGGAAAACGATTTTATTCAGATGACGAACTATACATCCACATGAGAAATCAGCATGAAAAGTGCCACATCTGCGATAAAATCAATGCCACTTCTCCTCAGTACTTCAAGGATTACAATCAACTTTTTGATCATTTTAGACAATCACATTACGTTTGCACTGTTCAGACTTGCCTAGATAATAAGTTCGTCGTATTCAAAGATGAGTTGGAGTTACAAGCCCATATTTTGCAAGAACATGGTAGTATATTGAAGGGCAAACCAAAGTTTTTCCAGTCAGAACTTTCCACTTTTATTTCAGCACCATCTAGAGTAATCAGAGAGAGAGATGATTACGACCTTTTATCTATGTCATCCTTACCTGGTTCGCCATCCGATTCTAGATCTGATGTGAGGTCCACCAGTTCTCCTGAAGAGAGCAGATTAAGGTTGGCGGAAAGAGCAAAATACTATTTAGAGAATTGTAAAGAGGATTTTGATAAGTTTACCTCCTATAATGAGAATTATGCCAAAGGCCACTTAAGTGCCGAAAAATTGTTAGAGTCCTATAAGTTGCTGTTTACAAGACCAAATGCagatatttatttattgaTGCATAACTTGGCTGAAACGTTTCCCAAAAACTCCGCCAAATACAATAATCTGAATGCCATATATGAACAAAGGGAGCAAACCCTTGCGCGACAGACTTCATTACCATCCTTATCTAGTGATTCTTCTCTGTCAATGTCAATAGCCAGGGGCCATTGGGGTGGAACAAATGATGGAGGCAGCGGAGGCGCAGCATTAGGTGTTAGAAATATCAAGAATCTTCCTACTCTGAAAAGTCCTGCAGCATCATATGATCCCTTTGCAACCActataaaaaaacaaactcTGAAAAACGTAAAAAACAATACAAGGACAGCATCTCAACCAGTTAGTTACAGAAGTTCCACTAATGCAGTAGCCTTTTCTCCAGCTTATTtggaaagtaaaaaaaattcatcttctgcTACTTCATTAAATAGTAGCAAGGATAAATTGAAGAGTCTAAACTTACCTAAATTACCTCCACCAAAGCCAAAGGTACAAATTCCAGGTTTGAATAGACCCCAGATTGCAGATCCGAAACAATGGGGTAAAAAGTCAAACATAGAACATGTTAATGTACAGGATGATTTGAGAGACTTGAACATAAATACTggaggaaaaagaaagaaaagcaagCAAAAGCAGCTTCTCTTCCACATTGGTGTATAA
- the CIA1 gene encoding iron-sulfur cluster assembly protein CIA1 (similar to Saccharomyces cerevisiae CIA1 (YDR267C); ancestral locus Anc_5.631) codes for MSSIELIKSLKLYKDKIWSFDFSQGILATGSTDRKIKLVNVTNDDFALIDVLDETAHKKAIRSVAWRPHTSLLAAGSFDSTVSIWAKEESADRTFEMDLLAIIEGHENEVKGVAWSNDGYYLATCSRDKSVWIWETDENGEEYECISVLQEHSQDVKHVIWHPSEALLASSSYDDTVRIWKDYDDDWECVAVLNGHEGTVWSSDFDKTEGMFRLCSGSDDSTVRVWKYMGDDEDDQQEWVCEAILPDVHKRQVYNVAWGFNGLIASVGADGVLAIYEEMDGEWKVLAKRTLCHGVYEINVVKWLELNGKTILATGGDDGTVNFWSLKRSP; via the coding sequence ATGTCGTCCATTGAATTGATTAAGTCCCTGAAACTCTACAAGGACAAGATATGGtcctttgatttttctcaaGGTATATTAGCTACAGGTTCAACCGATCGAAAAATCAAGCTGGTTAATGTGACAAATGATGACTTTGCGTTAATAGATGTACTAGATGAGACAGCTCATAAGAAGGCAATTCGGTCAGTGGCATGGAGGCCTCACACCTCGCTATTAGCAGCAGGGTCTTTTGATTCTACCGTGTCCATCTGGgctaaagaagaatctgCTGACAGAACTTTTGAGATGGACTTGCTAGCTATCATTGAAGGTcatgaaaatgaagtaaAAGGGGTGGCATGGTCGAATGATGGATATTATCTAGCAACCTGTTCCAGAGACAAGAGCGTGTGGATTTGGGAAACAGATGAAAACGGTGAAGAGTATGAATGTATCAGTGTTTTGCAAGAACATTCTCAAGATGTTAAACACGTTATATGGCATCCTTCTGAGGCGCTACTAGCTTCGAGTTCTTATGACGACACCGTTAGAATATGGAAAGATTACGACGACGACTGGGAATGTGTTGCTGTCTTGAATGGCCACGAAGGTACTGTTTGGTCTTCTGATTTTGACAAGACTGAGGGGATGTTTAGGCTATGCAGTGGAAGTGACGATTCCACAGTACGAGTATGGAAATACATGGGcgacgatgaagatgatcaACAAGAATGGGTTTGTGAAGCTATTCTCCCGGATGTACATAAAAGACAGGTTTACAATGTTGCATGGGGCTTTAATGGCCTAATTGCTAGTGTAGGTGCGGATGGAGTACTAGCAATCTACGAAGAAATGGATGGAGAATGGAAAGTCCTTGCTAAACGTACCTTATGCCATGGAGTTTATGAAATTAACGTTGTGAAATGGCTAGAACTGAATGGTAAGACTATACTTGCAACAGGTGGTGACGACGGAACAGTGAATTTTTGGTCCCTGAAAAGGTCACCTTAA
- the MSW1 gene encoding tryptophan--tRNA ligase MSW1 (similar to Saccharomyces cerevisiae MSW1 (YDR268W); ancestral locus Anc_5.633): MLARQVAQRLASKRWTSTVQRADYKLNSEALPSNATVFSMIQPTGCFHLGNYLGATRVWTDLCELKQPGQELIFGVADLHAITVPKPDGEMFRKLRHEAVASVLAVGVDPEKASVVHQSAIPQHSELHWLLSTLASMGFLNRMTQWKSKSNIKQSENGEYQVNDSDVGKVRLGLFSYPVLQAADILLYKSTHVPVGDDQSQHLELTRHLAEKFNKTYKVNFFPKPVTMLAQTKKVLSLSSPEKKMSKSDPNHDSLIFLNDEPNVIQKKIRRALTDSISDRFYYDSVERPGVSNLINIVSGIQRKPIKDVVKDVSQFNNYKDFKDYVSEVIIEELKGPRTEFKKYINEPNYLHSVVESGIRKAREKAAKNLDDIHKIMGF; the protein is encoded by the coding sequence ATGCTGGCTAGACAAGTTGCTCAAAGGTTAGCAAGCAAAAGGTGGACAAGCACGGTACAACGTGCTGATTATAAGTTGAATTCTGAAGCGCTTCCAAGTAATGCTACGGTTTTCAGTATGATTCAGCCAACCGGTTGTTTCCACCTTGGTAACTACCTAGGAGCTACACGTGTTTGGACAGACTTGTGTGAACTAAAACAACCCGGCCAAGAACTGATATTTGGTGTTGCTGATTTGCACGCCATTACTGTTCCAAAGCCAGATGGAGAAATGTTCAGAAAACTTCGCCATGAGGCAGTAGCAAGCGTACTGGCAGTTGGTGTAGACCCAGAAAAGGCATCAGTCGTTCATCAATCAGCTATTCCTCAACACAGTGAATTGCACTGGTTGCTTTCTACTCTTGCTTCAATGGGATTCCTTAATCGCATGACGCAATGGAAATCAAAATCTAACATCAAACAGTCAGAAAATGGAGAATATCAGGTCAATGACTCCGACGTGGGAAAAGTAAGGCTGGGCTTATTTTCGTACCCTGTCTTACAGGCAGCGGATATCCTGCTTTATAAATCTACACACGTTCCTGTTGGCGATGATCAGTCACAGCATTTGGAATTAACAAGACACCttgctgaaaaattcaacaaAACGTACAAggtaaatttttttcctaaGCCTGTAACGATGTTAGCACAAACAAAGAAAGTCTTGAGTTTAAGCTCTCcggaaaagaagatgtcCAAGAGCGACCCGAATCATGATTCCCTGATCTTCCTGAATGACGAGCCCAATGTAATCCAGAAGAAGATAAGAAGAGCCCTAACGGATTCGATTTCAGATAGGTTTTACTATGATTCCGTGGAGAGGCCCGGTGTATCGAATTTAATAAATATTGTCAGTGGAATCCAACGAAAACCAATCAAAGATGTTGTAAAAGATGTGTCTCAATTCAATAATTATAAAGATTTCAAAGACTATGTGTCCGAAGTGataattgaagaattaaaagGCCCAAGAacagaattcaaaaaatatatcaatgAGCCAAATTATCTACACAGTGTCGTCGAATCTGGTATACGCAAAGCAAGAGAAAAGGCAGCAAAAAACTTGGATGACATTCACAAAATAATGGGGTTCTGA